One stretch of Solirubrobacterales bacterium DNA includes these proteins:
- a CDS encoding acyltransferase: protein MQGADTRHVQGADTPHGVNPAFARRLVGIEGLRGIAAATVLTAHVWLVSQPSGHFELGWADRYVFPQLKNGVTLFFVLSGFLLFLPFVAAALRNEPRPAFNAYLRNRALRILPAYWFILLCTALVLQTARVYEGGTLGASAMDNFSLLAQNALLVENYHPSTMATGIGPAWSLVIEVVFYVALPLLVVTAIRLARRATTRNQRVAAMLFPAAFLGVLGIASLAIGPHSGFPFARTWTGVWRASFLPHAQLFAPGLALAVARVEYQDGRLRLPDWWRPAAAVAAIVVAVATIKLTVDGTIAERWETTLMAIACGLLLALVVMPAPGTRSRLVGSLDTPALIGAGLVSYSVYLWHYPVILWLRDHDLTVSGGFAAFALNLGIVAGAVGVLSWLTYSFVERPALRLKGHKHVVSPKPSPAAGPGAEPTSLTAVTSRER from the coding sequence ATGCAGGGGGCTGACACCAGGCACGTTCAGGGCGCCGACACGCCGCACGGAGTGAACCCCGCGTTCGCCCGACGGCTGGTGGGCATCGAAGGGTTGCGCGGGATCGCCGCGGCCACCGTGCTGACGGCCCACGTCTGGCTCGTGAGCCAACCGAGCGGTCACTTCGAGCTCGGTTGGGCGGACCGTTACGTGTTCCCGCAGCTGAAGAACGGGGTGACGCTGTTCTTCGTGCTGTCGGGATTCCTCCTCTTTCTGCCCTTTGTCGCGGCCGCGCTTCGCAACGAGCCCCGCCCGGCTTTCAACGCGTATCTGCGCAACCGCGCCCTCAGGATCCTGCCGGCGTACTGGTTCATCCTCCTGTGCACCGCGCTGGTCCTGCAGACGGCGCGGGTGTACGAGGGCGGCACCCTGGGGGCGTCGGCGATGGACAATTTCTCCCTCCTGGCGCAGAACGCCCTGCTCGTCGAGAACTACCACCCGTCCACCATGGCCACAGGGATCGGGCCGGCCTGGTCACTCGTGATCGAGGTGGTCTTCTACGTCGCCCTGCCGCTCCTGGTCGTGACCGCCATCCGGTTGGCCCGCAGGGCGACGACCCGCAACCAGCGGGTGGCCGCGATGCTGTTCCCGGCGGCGTTTCTCGGGGTCCTCGGCATTGCCAGCCTCGCGATCGGGCCACATAGCGGGTTCCCGTTCGCCAGGACCTGGACCGGCGTCTGGCGCGCCTCCTTCTTGCCCCACGCCCAGCTGTTTGCGCCCGGGCTCGCGCTCGCGGTGGCGCGGGTGGAATACCAGGACGGGAGGCTGCGCCTGCCGGATTGGTGGCGGCCGGCGGCCGCCGTCGCCGCGATCGTCGTGGCGGTGGCGACGATCAAGCTGACGGTGGACGGGACGATCGCCGAGCGATGGGAAACGACCTTGATGGCGATCGCATGCGGATTGCTGCTTGCCCTGGTCGTGATGCCGGCGCCGGGCACGCGCTCCCGGTTGGTGGGCTCCCTGGATACCCCGGCGCTGATCGGGGCCGGGCTGGTCTCCTACAGCGTCTACCTGTGGCATTACCCCGTGATCCTCTGGCTGCGTGATCACGATCTGACGGTCAGCGGGGGATTCGCCGCCTTCGCCCTCAACCTGGGGATCGTTGCGGGCGCGGTCGGGGTGCTCTCGTGGCTCACCTACAGCTTCGTCGAGCGCCCCGCGCTGCGGCTCAAGGGCCACAAGCACGTGGTGAGCCCAAAGCCGTCGCCCGCTGCGGGCCCCGGCGCGGAGCCCACATCCCTGACGGCTGTAACTTCGCGCGAGCGCTAG
- a CDS encoding cobalamin-binding protein, with the protein MRIASLVPSATEALFALGLGDQVVAVTHECDHPPEVLGLPRLTRSVIPAGLEPGEIDTRVRELTGRGEALYRLDEAALARLAPDLIVTQALCAVCAVSYDDVRAVAAQLDSAPEVISLDPRTLAEVLDDLVRLGEATDVRDSGKGLVAELQARLDRIRDAVAGAPRPSVVALEWLDPPYAGGHWVPEMIALAGGRSVAGEPGRDSREASWAELAATHPQVVVVMPCGLYAEEATQQALARRERLEALGPERIYAVDAASSFSRPGPRLVDGTELLAHLLHSDRVPPPDGLDWKELTLQVRAPAGG; encoded by the coding sequence ATGCGCATCGCGAGCCTCGTCCCCTCGGCAACCGAGGCCCTGTTCGCGCTTGGCCTCGGCGACCAGGTGGTCGCTGTCACGCACGAGTGCGACCATCCGCCGGAGGTCCTGGGGCTGCCGCGCCTGACGCGGAGCGTGATCCCGGCCGGCCTCGAGCCGGGCGAGATCGACACCCGCGTTCGCGAGCTGACCGGGCGGGGCGAGGCTCTCTATCGGCTGGATGAGGCGGCGCTGGCCCGCCTGGCGCCGGACCTGATCGTCACCCAGGCGCTGTGCGCGGTCTGCGCCGTCTCCTATGACGACGTGCGCGCCGTCGCCGCGCAGCTCGACTCTGCGCCGGAGGTCATCTCGCTCGACCCGCGGACCCTCGCGGAGGTGCTCGACGACCTCGTCCGGCTCGGGGAGGCAACCGATGTGCGAGACAGCGGCAAGGGACTGGTGGCCGAGCTTCAGGCGCGGCTCGACCGGATCCGGGACGCAGTGGCCGGAGCACCGCGCCCAAGCGTGGTCGCACTCGAGTGGCTCGACCCACCCTACGCCGGCGGTCACTGGGTGCCGGAGATGATCGCTCTCGCCGGCGGGCGCAGCGTTGCCGGCGAGCCCGGCCGCGATTCCCGTGAGGCGAGCTGGGCGGAGCTCGCGGCCACCCACCCCCAGGTGGTGGTCGTGATGCCATGCGGCCTCTACGCGGAGGAGGCCACCCAGCAGGCGCTGGCGCGCCGCGAGCGACTGGAGGCCCTGGGCCCCGAACGGATCTACGCCGTCGACGCCGCCTCCTCGTTCTCCCGGCCCGGTCCCCGCCTGGTCGATGGCACCGAGCTGCTCGCGCACCTGCTCCACTCGGATCGGGTTCCTCCGCCCGACGGCTTGGACTGGAAGGAGCTGACCCTCCAGGTGCGCGCCCCGGCAGGGGGCTAG
- a CDS encoding 4a-hydroxytetrahydrobiopterin dehydratase — MELLSDSEVDSRLAELDGWQREGETIVKTFKLADFVGSVGFVHKLVQPAEDMGHHPDLTISWDEVGVSITTHAAGGLTASDFELAKRIDELASGD; from the coding sequence GTGGAGCTGCTCTCGGACAGCGAGGTCGATTCTCGCCTCGCCGAGCTCGACGGCTGGCAGCGGGAAGGCGAAACGATCGTCAAGACCTTCAAGCTGGCCGACTTCGTGGGCTCGGTCGGGTTCGTCCACAAGCTGGTCCAGCCCGCCGAGGACATGGGACACCATCCGGACCTGACGATTTCCTGGGACGAGGTGGGTGTCTCGATCACCACGCACGCCGCCGGCGGTCTGACCGCGAGCGACTTCGAGCTCGCGAAGCGCATCGACGAGCTGGCCAGCGGCGACTAG
- the wecB gene encoding UDP-N-acetylglucosamine 2-epimerase (non-hydrolyzing), with protein sequence MRLVHVVGTRPNLVKMAPVIGTLRERFPDWPAAIVHTGQHYDRLMSEIFLEELGVPEPDHLLGVGSGSHAEQAARVLERLEPVLRTARPDLVILPGDVNSTLGAALCAAKLGIPVAHVESGLRSFDRTMPEETNRIVADLLASVCFLHSDEAVENLRAEGVEEARMKFVGNTMIDTLVALSHRIRERHAAAALGLEPGSYLLVTLHRPALVDGPLLSEAMQRLSEVGDELPVLFPVHPRTRKRLDGATYSGVTLTNPVGYLDFLSLEHEARAVLTDSGGIQEETTYLGIPCFTLRDNTERPVTIRAGTNTLLGLDPARITEIPELLRARPAANRAGSGGEAGEPVRPDLWDGHAAERIADVLSGW encoded by the coding sequence ATGCGCCTGGTCCACGTAGTCGGCACCCGGCCGAACCTGGTGAAGATGGCGCCGGTGATCGGGACGTTGCGCGAACGCTTTCCCGACTGGCCCGCGGCCATCGTCCATACCGGCCAGCACTACGACCGGCTGATGTCCGAGATCTTCCTCGAGGAGCTCGGGGTGCCCGAGCCCGACCACCTCTTGGGCGTCGGATCGGGGAGCCACGCGGAGCAGGCCGCGCGCGTCTTGGAGCGGCTCGAGCCGGTCCTGAGAACAGCGCGCCCGGACCTCGTGATCCTGCCGGGGGACGTCAACTCGACGCTCGGCGCGGCGCTCTGTGCCGCGAAGCTGGGAATCCCGGTCGCCCACGTGGAGTCAGGCCTGCGGAGCTTCGACCGCACGATGCCTGAGGAGACGAACCGGATCGTCGCCGACCTGCTCGCGTCCGTCTGCTTTCTGCACAGCGACGAGGCCGTGGAGAACCTGCGCGCGGAGGGAGTGGAGGAGGCGCGGATGAAGTTCGTGGGCAACACCATGATCGACACCCTGGTGGCGCTCAGCCACCGGATCCGCGAGCGCCACGCGGCCGCGGCGCTCGGCCTAGAGCCGGGCAGCTACCTGCTCGTGACCCTGCACCGGCCCGCCCTGGTCGACGGGCCGCTGCTCTCCGAGGCCATGCAGCGTCTCTCCGAGGTGGGCGACGAGCTGCCGGTCTTGTTCCCCGTTCACCCGCGGACCAGGAAGAGGCTGGACGGCGCCACCTACTCCGGGGTCACCTTGACTAACCCGGTCGGTTACCTCGACTTCCTCTCGCTGGAGCACGAGGCCCGTGCGGTCCTCACCGATTCCGGCGGGATCCAGGAGGAGACGACCTACCTCGGGATCCCCTGCTTCACGCTCCGCGACAACACCGAGCGACCAGTGACGATCCGGGCCGGGACCAACACGCTCCTCGGCCTCGACCCGGCGCGGATCACGGAAATCCCGGAATTGCTGCGCGCCCGTCCCGCCGCCAACCGTGCCGGTTCCGGAGGCGAAGCCGGGGAACCGGTGCGCCCTGATTTATGGGATGGACATGCGGCGGAACGGATCGCCGATGTCCTTTCGGGTTGGTAG
- a CDS encoding DUF47 family protein, whose translation MPFPSLVPRDRVFFDLFNEAGQNTVRAARMLQEMLHKWPDDSGLAREILLAEQEGDRITHDIAQRANSTFVTPIDVEDIYSLAGKVDDIVDHIEETADFMGLYRIEAPMDQSLAMADVLVKACEQLAMLLENLRGFKDLDKYWIEIHRLENDGDRLFREALASLFAGGTDPMVVIRWRDIFLRLERAIDATENAATVIEGLAMKNA comes from the coding sequence ATGCCGTTTCCGAGCCTCGTGCCCCGGGACCGGGTCTTCTTCGACCTCTTCAACGAGGCCGGACAAAACACGGTGCGGGCCGCTCGGATGCTCCAGGAGATGCTCCACAAGTGGCCCGACGACAGCGGCCTGGCTCGCGAGATCCTGCTCGCCGAGCAGGAGGGCGACCGCATCACTCACGACATCGCGCAGCGTGCCAACTCGACCTTCGTCACCCCGATCGACGTCGAGGACATTTACAGCCTGGCGGGGAAGGTCGACGACATCGTCGACCACATCGAGGAGACCGCCGACTTCATGGGGCTCTACCGGATCGAGGCGCCGATGGACCAGTCCCTGGCGATGGCCGACGTCCTCGTCAAGGCCTGCGAGCAGCTCGCCATGCTGCTCGAAAATCTGCGCGGGTTCAAGGACCTCGACAAGTACTGGATCGAGATCCACCGGCTCGAGAACGACGGCGATCGGCTCTTCCGTGAAGCCCTCGCCTCGCTGTTCGCTGGCGGGACTGACCCGATGGTGGTGATCCGCTGGAGGGACATCTTTCTCAGGCTCGAGCGGGCGATCGATGCGACCGAGAACGCCGCAACCGTCATCGAGGGCCTCGCGATGAAGAACGCATGA